A window from Plectropomus leopardus isolate mb chromosome 3, YSFRI_Pleo_2.0, whole genome shotgun sequence encodes these proteins:
- the timm44 gene encoding mitochondrial import inner membrane translocase subunit TIM44 produces the protein MATPLCQCYQICVRRGLVSVPSSYLLLHNRPNVYRIRGVLTCSSQVLQSPLLQVRYLSGERGGGRKGFLGELLENIKQELNKNKEMKENIKKFREEAKKLEESDALKQARRKYKTIESETVKTSDVLKKKLGTLSETVKEGLEEVSRTEIGKKIKDGMEEAAKTAKTSAESVSRGGEMLGKTGAFRAISQGMESVKKEIGDLGHTGPYRPPARLRKRSEFSSKGAGDDSKVFEANEEAMGVVLHKDSKWYQQWKDFKDNNMVFNRFFEMKMKYDESDNALIRASRAVTDKMTDLIGGLFSKTEMSEVLTEILKADPSFDKDSFLKQCERDIIPNILEAMIRGELEVLKDWCYEATYSQLAHPIQQAKAMGLQFHSKILDIDNIDLAMGKMMDQGPVLIITFQAQLVMVIRNTKGEVVEGDPEKVLRMMYVWALCRDQEELNPYAAWRLLDISASSTEQIL, from the exons ATATGTGTAAGAAGAGGCTTGGTGTCAGTCCCTTCCTCGTACCTGCTACTTCACAACAGACCCAATGTGTACAGGATACGAGGGGTCCTCACCTGTTCTTCACAG GTGCTTCAGTCACCCCTTCTGCAGGTGAGGTATCTGTCCGGAGAGCGAGGTGGTGGCAGAAAAGGATTCCTGGGGGAGCTTCTGGAAAACATTAAGCAGGAGCTAAACAAGaacaaggaaatgaaagaaaacatcaagAAGTTCCGAGAAGAGGCCAAAAAACTGGAGGAGTCAGATGCATTGAAACAAGCTCGAAGGAAATAT AAAACGATAGAGTCTGAAACAGTGAAGACCTCCGATGTTCTCAAGAAGAAGTTGGGAACCCTCTCTGAGACAGTTAAAGAG GGGTTAGAGGAGGTCAGTCGTACAGAAATTGGGAAGAAAATCAAGGATGGAATGGAAGAAGCAGCCAAAACAGCAAAGACCTCAGCGGAGTCTGTCTCTAGAGGTGGCGAGATGTTGGGGAAGACTGGTGCGTTCAGAGCAATATCACAG GGCATGGAGAGTGTGAAGAAAGAGATTGGTGACCTGGGTCACACTGGCCCTTATCGGCCTCCTGCAAGACTCAGGAAGAGGAGTGAGTTCTCCTCCAAAGGGGCAGGGGATGACAGCAAGGTCTTCGAAGCCAACGA GGAAGCTATGGGTGTGGTGCTCCACAAAGACTCAAAATGGTACCAGCAGTGGAAGGACTTCAAAGACAACAACATGGTCTTCAACA GGTTCTTTGAGATGAAAATGAAGTACGATGAGAGTGACAACGCTCTCATCAGAGCATCTCGTGCTGTCACCGACAAGATGACTGACCTCATAG GTGGGCTCTTCTCTAAGACTGAGATGTCTGAAGTACTAACAGAGATTTTGAAGGCGGACCCATCCTTTGACAAAGATTCTTTCCTCAAGCAGTGTGAACGAGATATAATTCCCAATATACTCGAG GCAATGATCAGAGGGGAGCTGGAGGTACTGAAGGACTGGTGTTATGAAGCG ACATACAGCCAGCTGGCACACCCAATTCAGCAAGCCAAGGCCATGGGACTTCAGTTCCACTCGAAGATCCTGGACATTGACAATATTGAT CTGGCCATGGGAAAGATGATGGACCAGGGTCCAGTGCTGATCATCACCTTCCAGGCTCAGTTAGTAATGGTGATCCGAAACACCAAAGGAGAGGTGGTGGAGGGAGACCCA GAAAAAGTGCTCAGGATGATGTACGTGTGGGCTCTGTGTCGAGACCAGGAGGAGCTCAACCCTTATGCTGCCTGGAGACTACTTGACATCTCTGCCTCTAGCACTGAACAGATCCTCTAA